From the Colletotrichum lupini chromosome 1, complete sequence genome, the window ttagggggttccTTTTGaggataaaaatagaggaagaagtgcttttcgtactatagagcctcgaggtagcgattcgtcgttaaaaaaggactctaatttacttctttagaaataataataaaaccgctCTCCTAACCGCAAACGTTAAACGCATATATAAGACgtagtatagcgagctaagaattaaaatagaacttctacctctatatacgaAAAAACCCGTAAGTAACGCTAAAAGAGTAAGTTAACTCGCAAtcgctaaagcttataaaatgcgcctttttataaacctccctacgaatttataaaacgaaatagtactagtagcaatctttatttataatattaccctatgggaagctaataaaagagattcgcttattataatagaaattaactagtagaagcggtattaacgctagtagcaaacgggttactaagtacgggattctaaactagttaccccgtatctcggtagcctctatatatatagctaccgagtataccctctttataaagaTCGTAAAAGGGGCATACGTTAAAAggagtttaaagtacttccccgcgggtatataggatacctagttagatatatactagaaacgcataacttatataaggtcTAAGTACCTACGCTCGagtaggtatttattataaggaataTTAGGTTTAACGaagaagttttttataatcccgtaTACGAAGAACAAGCTATCGTAGGTAAGTAAGCAAATCTAATAATTTAAgagatataagaactttttaatactaacgataagTTAATTCGAGCACTTAGGGAAGTGGATTTAGACTTCGGAAATGCTAGTACTTAAGAtaactctatagttaaggatagtattactattagatttttaattatttaggacgctaagtaaccGATAGACGTACTTTAGGGTGcggtaaataaggctaaagaggctaatatagtcttaccgttattattaacccctaaaataacccccttgcgcgagctcgggggtaggggtaaggaaggggatataataaccgagttataaatagctctgCGCAGTCTATAGTCCTCTCtacgagcgcttatatatactacggaggttctcgagcttttaattcctaacggctcttaataaaacgctagaatacgtagtaaacgaggtactaattataaaaaagtaattcctAACGCTAaagttaacgttaataaagaacccttataataaacctctattattatataagaatagagcTCATAAGAACTGCCTTAttgagtactaagtaaagctccgttaggtcctagacgtttaaaccgggcccgcagacttctataatactttaacgGTAGTATCTTCgtaacgctcttatattcgaatataagaaacggcgattactataaccgtctttaggactactttttctctacttttatacttaattaatagaaagctatagaggaaagtagtataggatatataacactctattaagtagtaaaaagagtagttcaTAGGACCTACCTATAGCGCTCCGGAGGAGTTCAGAAACCAcgacttactaaagttaacttttagagcttactaaagaAATTTAGCGATATTAAACATCTCCCACCGCAActataaaagttacttagggATACTATAGATacaaaaataaaaaagctaagggatattagtacATAGGAAGAGGTTAACCGTAATCCTAAACAAGGGatcctacttttattaaagtaggtatatacttataagcacGACGTCGataacgaggttagcgaggtaaaaatacgtatatatataaggggggatatataactacttaactccttataaaatacgtacgcttCGACGCTCGCCGTAAAagcctttaggcttataatagtaatagctacccaattcgaccttaaagcagactagtataatactattaacgcaTTCCTTAACGCGCCTCTTAAGAGCGAGAAGCTAGTGATTATTAAACTCCCAGAGGGATATAAGGTTACTAGCAAAGTAAGCAAACTCTAACacgctctatatagcctccGAGACTCGctaattctctagttctaaacttttacctctatactccgtaatataaacataatatatagctataaggagatctatatttactaaaccgcAGATAGGAAGgtaatactagtattctACGTCGatgattttattattttatactatcgAGATAACCGAAAGGCGGCTTAGGGGATCGTCGacggtataaaagaatatattaaccttaaggagaatagaccgattaattacttcctcAGAGTACGGATTTTACGAGACCGTACTACTCGTAAGGTTTACCTTATCTACGACGCATATATCGAGcaagttactaagcgcttcgaccttatagatttactatatctagctacccctcttccttaagaagagtttaaactaaataaggggtaggtaataaaagaggaaataaagagctactaagagaaggtcgggagtatgctttatatagctattataattagactaaaCGTCGCCTTTACTTACCCGCAATTATTACGGttcctaactaacctaagcgcaacccatattaaagtaattaactactatatccgatatctctatataacgagatattttGCGCTCTACTACGGTAGTATACCGAGTGCGCAATTATTACTTCTAGCTagaaatactagctttataaataacgaagtaatacgacgattatcttaaggatatataatattcctttttagtagcccaatttaataaaaattagcaCGCTAAGCGACGGTTACGACGTTAACTACCGAAGCTAAGCTTCTTTACCTTAAGGAAACCGTAAAAGagactatagctctaaagcgcctttttaagGACATTGCCCTTAACCTAggagaagtatagttagttaactacgataattagcAAACGATTCaactcgttataaaagaaagaaaaagaatagcTACTCGACTTTActatatcgatatataaaacatatagctaagataagagcacgctagaagtagcttcgaggttacttatatattaataaaagacatgctagtaaatagacttattaaaaaccttttacgagctaagttcgaatatttctatatacttcttaacctctACGATACGcgagaagctattataaatagctaaaatagttaaaaataattaatttaggctaCGCTTAGAAAAACTTAATGCCCGAAGGCAGACGATAGACAGAACTTAGAGTGCGGCCCGgaggcttaaaataaataaaataaccttacccCGCAGAGCacacgtatataaaaataagacctgGGCTTAtgcttactatttaaattcCTAATTTACGAAGTATGCGATCGCTAGGagtatagcgttattaaaaaagagggttagTACGCGCGCTAAGAAACGTATCTTACGCgctttaaaatttataaaactaagagtaGCGGGGGTAGTAAGGGGCGTAAGAGCTAAAACGACCGTTaggttaataacttaaagtaTAAAAGCGGGCGGCGcgataaaaagttaattataaacgactacgataagtataaaagaggaccgggggcgcgcgttaaggaagtcctctatataaaagccgatatagttcttatatatcctctggttattatatatctagcggacgatattacggagcttagtaatatcctattaaaactatagttagaagtgcgcttcttaacgataaaaaaagataatatatttacgagagagggagcgctacttataatagcctcggtaAGGGCCCAGGCTATCGGCCGTAAAAcgactagtatattaatataccctttagctaaacggctattaaaatagcgcgcATACTGGctattacttcttataaaataataactactatccttagtattagtatactagagggctaccttaaaatagggtaggtACTAGATCTCCCGTTCTTTAGGAGCCTCTCTTTTAAGCTTCTTAAGGACTAAgtatacgttaaataggcctagaatAGCGAagagaactatacttattacggggGGTACCTTAGCCTCTCGGCGTTCTCTTTTATTTCTTACcgcccttttaaaaagagctagccttacgttttttaaaccctagaataatattaaacataaactcttaaaataataagtatataatataccctttttagagGGCTTATTATCCAAACTAGTCTTATCCTTACTCTTAGACTCCGAGGGggggataagtaaaagcccgttagagctcttactattactatttaccttattattacccttattacggcTACTAAGgagagcctcgaacttaataGAGTCCTCGGTATCTCGACTAGTAGccttaatatcctcttagcTAGGGAGGGAGAGCTCGGTAGCCGGGccctaataagtaagtaagaggttacggggggggggtaacgacctagaggggctcgttaatattattacctatctaaactcttaataaaccgtataatacgtatataagaggtattatagaaattgcgcaaaacttattattatttctaaatatattaaatatttatatttaaaataaaattagtaaacgatttaatagcgtaggcgcgcgcgcgcagtagataggggtacttatagtaattacgagaagttaaaaagaaaaagaaaaataatagctaagcaACGCCGcgagaatttaaatatacgtaaAGTAGCTAGGCAGCCttgcccttagtaatttatatactaaaagtaataaaatacgcgctattccaaattaggattctatttactttagacaaaaggatatatttataataaacgcggtTTAAAAGACGCGTATCCCTTGCGCTTAAttttcctttatttatattcgactaaattaggcctttataagggcatttagagattctattttaggtataatagctccctagcggtagtaattagggggtgtgttacgtaatagggatagtaatcgcaccttataaagtgcccgttacgtgctaaattacgtatttatctcagatattatatatatagaccttctccttttgtctatttccactttaatagttaagccacttttaccacactccgtatgcccattgctacgtactataactcgtaacaactttttataaatcttagctttagtgattaaataaatatttcgTTTCTAACGCGAGCATAGTTAAAGCTGCACAGCGTCCTCATACGGTACTCCTTTAGCTTAATACCTtgccttaattaataaagcccCCGCCCGAGCCGTGCTATATCTTAATTCTTCTAGGCGGTGTTTATCTCCCGACAAGATGGCTGACCTATGCTCTTAGTCACTAAAGCTCCCGTCTAAGTCACACAGTTATAAGACCGGATAACTGGCTGGGTTGTGGAGTCTTCATCTTCTTAAAATCAAATTAGAGATTCTCTTGTGCAATGGCATTCGAAAAGTCAAAACTATTGAACTCCGTGTTCACAAGAGGTCAAAGCAGTCAAATCATCGCATTCTGCCAAAATCTCCGCAACGTCAAGTGGTTCTTCCCAAACTCAGTAGGAGACGGAATGGTCCTTTACTCTGACCCTATCACACTCTAAAGCTGACTGCCAGCTTATGTACTTATTCATATCTAGTCGATTACGTGGGTCTGATTCTTTCCAAGGTTGTGGAACTTAGTCATCATTCTTTCCATATGGGCTATCTGCCAAATCTACGAAAAGTCGACTGATCTGATGAAACCCGAGAACCTCGTACTCTCGGAAAGCGTTTCACTCGTGAATTTAGATGGAACAAAAGCAGCCACCCTACGTCTTTTCCCTATTTAAGTATCGTATTTCAGAACAGACCTGGTTTTAGCGAGACCTGGCATATTGAGAGTCGGTATGGATGCTTGACTTCAGCGGCACACGTTCGCCTGGATATCAGGATCGCTACGGCCCGGTGCCGAGCGAGCTTAGAATATTCATCCGCTCACCGACGTGTACAGAGATGCAGCCAAGACTCCAAATGAAGGAACTCCGACGCCAGGAATCAATGATTTTTCTGATCTGGGGATACGGACTGCTACGGCGCTACATCGAAAGTCTGGCAGACCATGCAAAGGGGGTAGCGCAGATAAAAAAGTGGATATCGGACGCCCGCGGAGGACCGGCCGGGGCCAGTGCACGGCGAGAAATGATTCAGAGTCCCACTCCTGCTCTCCGCGGGCAAGGACATGACGAATCTCGTACGCCTGTCGTGGTGAACGTGGTGTTCTTGTCTGATTCAAAGCCTCTTCAGCGTGGTATTCTGTGGATTCTGCTCCTTCAGCCACAACCAGCCTTGCCCCGAGGACACCGAAGGTGGGGATTACCAGTCTGAGCGACTCCGGCGGCCGTCAAAATTGTCCCGTTATGCTTGGCTATCGCCTCAAATTGCCTATATATCAACAAAATTAGAAGACCTGTGCTTTTCAAGACGACGATATATAGGTAGGAAGCAAGAGGTCATCGGGTTACCAAATCCATCATGTCGTCCATCGCGAATACTCAGTCGTCAGACTCCATTGCGACATTCGAAAAGAGAAAACGAGTCTTCAGTCTTTCTCGGAGGTCTTCTAGAAAAGCTGTCGACATGCCGAACAGTATCATTGAAATCCCGGAGCCGCCACGGAAGCCCGTCTTGGGACATGTGACTGAGATCGACCAGGACTATCCCTTAGGGTCCTTTGTACACATGGCGAAcaaatatggtatatagcaTTACCCCGGGAGTGGATAATACGTGGTTGCCGCAAGACTTATTGGAGAGCATGTCCATGGCTGACCATTCCCAAGGCCCTATCTACAAACTTGATCTTCTAGGCCAGAAGCTGGTTTTCGTGAACACCCACGAGTTGGTCAACGAGTGCTGCGATGACAAGAGGTTCAAAAAGTCGATAGAAGGAGACCTCACCGTGAATTAAATTGCTCGAGTGTTTGGGATATGACTGACAACAAACCATAGGAGCTTCGCGACGCTGTGCACGATGGCCTTTTCACAGTAAGTATGATGATTGTTCTAAGCCTCACGGGCTGTTCGCTACACCGGGCTAACCCTCCGGTAGTCCAAAGGCGTCGAGGAGGAGAATTGGGGCATCGCCCACAGAGTCCTGATGTCTGCTTTTGGTCCCCTGGCCATTAGAGGAATGTTCGACGACATGCACGACTTAGCCGCCCAACTTGCGCTTAAGTGGGCTCGCCACGGATCTTCTACTCCCATTCACATTGGAGAAGACATGACGAGACTCACCATGGACACAGTCGCTCTTTGCTCGATGGGCTACAGGTTCAACTCTTACTACCGAGAAGACACGCATCCGTTCATCACAGCAATGTACGCTGTCATGAAAGAAGCCGGCGATAAGGCATTGCGCGTACTGCCTCAAGTCTTCTACAAGAAGCAAGACCGCAAGTACAAGGCGAACATCGGCTTCCTTCGTTCAACTGCGAGAGAGGTTCTCGAAGCTAGAAAGAAGGACCCGGAAGACGCCAATGGTCGGAAGGACCTTTTGACTGCGATGCTCAACACTGTTGATCCAGTGACGGGCCGTAAGATGACGGACGAGAGTATTATCGACAACTTGATCACCTTTCTTGTCGCCGGCCACGAGACCACGGCTGCTACATTTACCTTCACCATGTACTGGTTGCTGAAGAGACCCGAGGTATATCGGAAAGTCCAAGAAGAAGTCGACCGCACAGCTGGTGACGGTCCTCTAAAGGTCGAACACGTCACTAAGCTTAAATGCTTGAGTGCAGTAAGTTCCCACTCATCCTAGCACCCCTAGATTCCACCCTTAGTGTAGGGCCTAGGCAGGGTTGCACAGCGCTTCCGGGTCTCCAATGACCCTCTACCTCATCCACACTAACATCAGTCGCTAGGTCATAAGAGAAGTTCTGCGACACAGTGCTCCCATCTTTGGCTTTGGCAGAGAGGCTATGAAGGACGAGATCATTGGTGGCAAGTACCGCGTCAAACCCGGAGAGCAGATCCTCTGTTTCTTGACCAAGTCACATCTTGACCCCAAGGTATTTGGAGACGATGCAGAGGAATTTCGACCAGAGAGGATGCTCGACGAAAACTTCGACCGGCTGATGAAAGAGTTTCCTAACTGCTGGAGCCCCTTCGGTACCGGTATGCGTGGGTGTATTGGAAGAGCGTTCGCTTGGCAAGAGATGGTGCTCGCCCTCGCTTTGCTGATGCAGAACTTCAACTTTGTCATGCACGACCCCAACTACGACCTGAAAGTCTCGCAGACGCTCACGATCAAGCCCAAAGACTTTTACATTCGGGCTATTCTGAGAGAGGGGCTGACGCCGTCGATGCTGGAAGCTCGGATGGCCGGCTCCCTGAATGGAGGATTGCCAGCCCAGCCGAAGACCAAAGCCCACGAAGCTACGAACGGAGCAGAAGCCACAACTAGCTCTGTGACAAAAGCGAACGTGGCAATCTTTTACGGTTCGAATTCTGGGACCTGCGAATTTATGGCTCAGAGACTTGCTAGCGATGCGGCATCACATGGCTTCAGTGCGACCGTTGATTCACTTGACGCCGCGCGAGAGTCGCTTCCGACAGATCGTCCCATCGTCATCGTCACCTCTTCTTACGAGGGCGAGCCGCCTCATAATGCTGCACTCTTCGTCGATTGGATGGCCAATCTCAAGGGCAAGGAACTCGAGAACGTGTCTTATGCTGTTTATGGCTGCGGTAAGATCTGACCAGCTATTCTCAAGTCAACCTCTACTGATACGGTGTTGTTTCTCTAGGTCATGCCGATTGGGTAAAAACATATCATCGGGTCCCCAAGCTCGTTGATAACACGCTCGAGGAGCGTGGAGCCCGTCGAATCATCCCACTTAGCACAACGGACGCCAAAGACCGCGACATGTTCTCTGACTTTGAGGCCTGGGAAGATGAGGCCCTGTGGCCTACGCTCGTCAAAGAGTTTGGTGGAAATTCCGATGGAGGCGATAACAGCATCGCCGAGGCAGGCTTGTCAGTGTCATTCTCCACCCCGAGGACGTCAACTCTCCGCCAAGACGTCAGAGACGCGCTCGTGCTGGATGCCCGCATCCTCGCCCAAGGATACCTGGGTCCAGTCAAGAGACACATCGAGGTGCAGCTTCCTACAAACATGCGATACTCCGCTGGCGACTACATCGCCGTGCTCCCCCACAACCCCAAGGACACGGTCGCGAGGGTGATGCGCCGCTTTCATCTTGCTTGGGACTCGCATGTTACCATCCAGGCTTCAGGGCCTACGACCTTGCCGACCAACGTCAGCAGCCCCGTTTCCGATGTGCTGAGCTCCTACGTTGAGCTATGCCAAACCGCTTCAAAAAGGGTGAGTCTCGGGATTGATGCCTAATTGATACAGGACGTAAATGCTAACATGCTGAACAAAGAACATCTCGACTCTGTCGCAGCTTGcgaaggaagaggaggccAGCCGTAAGCTTCAGTACTTGGCTACTGACGGCTATGACACCGAGATCAAGGGAAAGAGACTCTCTGTTCTTGATATTGCCGAGCAGTTCCCATCTCTGGTCATCCCTTTCAACCACTTCTTACTCATGCTCCCTCCAATGAGAGTCCGTCAATAGTAAGACTAGGCTATACCCCCGTCTTTAGGCTTTGTCCTGACAATAGTGAACAGCTCGATTTCTTCGTCACCTCTGGTAGACCCTGGTATCGCCACCATCACCTATGGTGTTCTCGATGAGCCGGCCTTCTCAGGACAAGGCCGGCATGTAGGCGTCACTTCCTCTTACCTTGCTACCTTGACTGCCGGCGACCGCCTGCAAGTTGCCATTCGTGCTTCACAGGGTGGCTTCAAACTTCCGATCGACATGGATAAGACGCCTCTCCTGTGTGTGGCAGCCGGAACTGGCTTGGCACCATTCCGCGCCTTCGTTCAAGAACGTGCTACCCTACTTAGCAACGGTCGCTCTCTTGCACCGGCCATCCTATTCTTTGGGTGCCGTGACCCAGAAGCTGATGATCTCTATCGTGAAGAATTCGATAAGTGGGAGTCCGCCGGTGCTGTGAAGATGTTCAGGGCCTACAGTCGTAAACCCGAAGCTTCCAGTGGATCCAAGTACGTGCAAGATCGCATCTGGCAGGAGCGTGAGATGTTGTACGGGCTGTGGGATCAAGGTGCTAGAGTCTATGTCTGTGGTTCTAACAGAGTCGCCGAAGGAGTGAAGGATGTTTTGCTTAGGGCGGCCAGGGAGAAGAGCGAGTTGGACGATGGAAAGCCGATGGATGATGAGGAGCTGGAGGAGTGGTTCAGTAAAATTCGCAATGAGCGATATGCGACTGATGTATTTGACTGAAACTCACAGCCTTCTCGAATCCAGTAATTTGGACAACTTCGGGTTTGGACCAGGGCGTTCTTGCTTCTGGGTCTGCATGAAACCTGTCTTTCGGCAGGTTGTAGGAAAAGTTTCTGATTTCAGACGAAACTACTTGTACTTAGTCTCAATTCCAGAATGGCAATATGTTGATGGGTGTATCATTGCAACCATCAGTCATCAAGTCAGTCGTGGCAACACTAGACGGGTGAGGAGAGCTGGGAAAAGTCCGACGTTTGATAGCTGGACAAAAGTCGACATGCAGACTACGTCATGTGCCCTGCGATGCGAGTCGAAAGTCAATTCCAAAGGCAGAACCTCTCCTAAAAAAAACGAAAGGAAGCAATATCAGCATTGCCTACGTGGCAATCCTTATCGGTCATGCGCTCAGAGAATCACGTCCgagccccggcggattgctggCCTGGAGCTGGTTCATGCCGCTCGGACGAATTGGAAGCTTCCGACTATCAACGCTTTGAAACGCGGAGCTTCTAGTCATCTGAAGTGGCCAGACTAATAGGTTCATGGTGCCGAGTGGCGCAAACGTTAAAGCTGCAGCTTAAACTCATGATTTATGGGGATATAATGCCTTTCGCGTACCCCCGACAGGGAAAATAGACCAGGGCGAAACATCTCTTTCCCCCCTAACAAACCAGGAGCTTGGGAGAGGCTTTTTGCATAAAAGTCACCATGGGCCCAGGTTTCTCGCTTCTGGGGATGGTTGTCGGGGTTCTGTCCATTTTCTACTACGCAAAACAGACGCAGAGGATGACGGGCCTCAAATTCGACACAGAGTTCTGGGCGGTTGCTGGTCCGCTGATCGCCATCCGACCGCCGAAAGGACCTACCAATGCATTGGAGCTCCGAGCCAGCGTCAACGCGGGTCTCTCGGCTATCCTCAAAGATGCCCTGCCGGATGGTATAATAGAAACCAAGCATGTTGTCAAGTCATTCGACGGCGAGATAATTATACTCCACCAGTTCACACCGAGCGAAAACAAAAGCATAGGCAGGCAGCCGGCTTTCATCTACGTTCATGGAGGAGGGATCGTGGGGGGGAACATCGACCCGCACAGCCGGCCACTCGCCGCGAAAGCTGCTCTCGAATCGGGGGTCCAGATGTTCGCTGTTGAATACCGCTTAGCGCCCGAGTTCCCGTTTCCAACACCCGCCGAGGATTGTTACGCTGCTCTAAAGTGGCTCGGCGAGAATGCAAACGACTTGAATATCGACGCGTCTCGCATAGGCTTTTACGCGTTGAgcgccggcggcggcatAGCGGTAGGCGCATCAATGTTGGCGAGGGATCGAGGCTTGTCACCGCCATTGGCGAAGCAGGTCCTCATATATCCAATGTTAGACGACAGAACTAGGGTTGAAGCAGACAATCCTTTATCGCAATTCCTCACCTGGACGGATAAGTCAAATCAGATTGGCTGGAATGCGTACCTTGAGGGCAAGGCCGGAGGATCGGGCATACCTCCGCATGCGGCACCAGGGAGAGCAACTGACGTTGCGAATCTCCCTTCAACATACATCGACGTTGGTGGAGTTGATCTGTTCTGCGCTGAGGCGGTAGCATTTGCAAATAAGCTTGCATCCGCTAATGTGCAAATGGAATTACATGTATACCCTGGACTGCCTCACATCTTCGATCTCTACGCCCCTACGATAGAGCTCAC encodes:
- a CDS encoding cytochrome P450: MTNLEARGHRVTKSIMSSIANTQSSDSIATFEKRKRVFSLSRRSSRKAVDMPNSIIEIPEPPRKPVLGHVTEIDQDYPLGSFVHMANKYGPIYKLDLLGQKLVFVNTHELVNECCDDKRFKKSIEGDLTELRDAVHDGLFTSKGVEEENWGIAHRVLMSAFGPLAIRGMFDDMHDLAAQLALKWARHGSSTPIHIGEDMTRLTMDTVALCSMGYRFNSYYREDTHPFITAMYAVMKEAGDKALRVLPQVFYKKQDRKYKANIGFLRSTAREVLEARKKDPEDANGRKDLLTAMLNTVDPVTGRKMTDESIIDNLITFLVAGHETTAATFTFTMYWLLKRPEVYRKVQEEVDRTAGDGPLKVEHVTKLKCLSAVIREVLRHSAPIFGFGREAMKDEIIGGKYRVKPGEQILCFLTKSHLDPKVFGDDAEEFRPERMLDENFDRLMKEFPNCWSPFGTGMRGCIGRAFAWQEMVLALALLMQNFNFVMHDPNYDLKVSQTLTIKPKDFYIRAILREGLTPSMLEARMAGSLNGGLPAQPKTKAHEATNGAEATTSSVTKANVAIFYGSNSGTCEFMAQRLASDAASHGFSATVDSLDAARESLPTDRPIVIVTSSYEGEPPHNAALFVDWMANLKGKELENVSYAVYGCGHADWVKTYHRVPKLVDNTLEERGARRIIPLSTTDAKDRDMFSDFEAWEDEALWPTLVKEFGGNSDGGDNSIAEAGLSVSFSTPRTSTLRQDVRDALVLDARILAQGYLGPVKRHIEVQLPTNMRYSAGDYIAVLPHNPKDTVARVMRRFHLAWDSHVTIQASGPTTLPTNVSSPVSDVLSSYVELCQTASKRNISTLSQLAKEEEASRKLQYLATDGYDTEIKGKRLSVLDIAEQFPSLVIPFNHFLLMLPPMRVRQYSISSSPLVDPGIATITYGVLDEPAFSGQGRHVGVTSSYLATLTAGDRLQVAIRASQGGFKLPIDMDKTPLLCVAAGTGLAPFRAFVQERATLLSNGRSLAPAILFFGCRDPEADDLYREEFDKWESAGAVKMFRAYSRKPEASSGSKYVQDRIWQEREMLYGLWDQGARVYVCGSNRVAEGVKDVLLRAAREKSELDDGKPMDDEELEEWFSKIRNERYATDVFD